A genomic region of Antennarius striatus isolate MH-2024 chromosome 16, ASM4005453v1, whole genome shotgun sequence contains the following coding sequences:
- the rcn3 gene encoding reticulocalbin-3 isoform X2, producing the protein MTLLKLLALVCTMLVVALAVPAQEKRIHHHADLSDRIHNDDHSFQYDHEAFLGKEEAKTFDQLTPEESKDKLAKIVDRIDTDKNGYVSHTELHNWIKHRQRRYIEENVNKHWDDYDKNKDNMIAWEEYKNTTYGYYLDEEFDDIEDKATYKSMLIRDERRFKSADRDGDGIAKREEFTAFLHPEEFDHMKDVVVQETMEDIDKDGDGKVSINEYIGDMYTMEDGESEPDWVQTERKHFLEFRDSNKDGYLDAGEVATWILPGEVDHADTEAKHLIHETDTDKDGQLTLSELLAKMDYVKTCTITDYGAMRMDGHDEL; encoded by the exons ATGACGCTGCTGAAGTTGCTGGCGTTGGTCTGTACCATGCTTGTTGTAGCCCTTGCTGTACCAGCTCAGGAGAAACGAATCCATCACCATGCTGATTTGAGTGATCGCATTCACAACGATGATCACAGCTTCCAGTATGACCATGAAGCCTTTCTTGGCAAAGAGGAGGCAAAGACGTTTGACCAGCTGACACCAGAGGAGAGCAAAGATAAATTAGC AAAAATTGTGGACCGCATTGATACTGACAAGAATGGCTATGTGAGCCACACAGAGCTACATAATTGGATCAAACACCGGCAGAGGAGGTACATTGAGGAAAATGTGAACAAACACTGGGATGACTATGACAAGAACAAAGATAACATGATAGCCTGGGAGGAATACAAAAACACCACCTATGGCTACTATCTgg ATGAGGAGTTTGATGACATTGAAGATAAGGCTACCTATAAATCCATGCTCATCAGGGATGAAAGGCGCTTCAAATCAGCCGATCGAGATGGTGATGGGATTGCTAAACGTGAGGAGTTCACTGCATTCCTTCATCCTGAGGAGTTTGATCACATGAAAGATGTGGTGGTGCAG GAAACAATGGAAGATATTGATAAGGATGGGGATGGCAAGGTCAGCATAAATGAATACATTG GTGATATGTACACAATGGAGGATGGCGAAAGTGAACCTGACTGGGTCCAGACAGAAAGGAAACATTTCTTGGAGTTCAGAGACTCCAACAAG GATGGCTACCTGGATGCTGGTGAGGTGGCCACCTGGATTTTGCCAGGAGAAGTTGATCATGCTGACACTGAAGCCAAACACTTGATCCATGAGACAGACACTGACAAG GATGGCCAACTGACACTTTCTGAGCTACTTGCCAAAATGGACTACGTGAAGACCTGCACCATCACCGACTATGGAGCAATGAGGATGGACGGCCATGATGAATTGTGA
- the rcn3 gene encoding reticulocalbin-3 isoform X1, with product MTLLKLLALVCTMLVVALAVPAQEKRIHHHADLSDRIHNDDHSFQYDHEAFLGKEEAKTFDQLTPEESKDKLAKIVDRIDTDKNGYVSHTELHNWIKHRQRRYIEENVNKHWDDYDKNKDNMIAWEEYKNTTYGYYLDEEFDDIEDKATYKSMLIRDERRFKSADRDGDGIAKREEFTAFLHPEEFDHMKDVVVQETMEDIDKDGDGKVSINEYIGDMYTMEDGESEPDWVQTERKHFLEFRDSNKDGYLDAGEVATWILPGEVDHADTEAKHLIHETDTDKDQKLTKKEILANWNMFVGSQATNYGEDLTKSHDEL from the exons ATGACGCTGCTGAAGTTGCTGGCGTTGGTCTGTACCATGCTTGTTGTAGCCCTTGCTGTACCAGCTCAGGAGAAACGAATCCATCACCATGCTGATTTGAGTGATCGCATTCACAACGATGATCACAGCTTCCAGTATGACCATGAAGCCTTTCTTGGCAAAGAGGAGGCAAAGACGTTTGACCAGCTGACACCAGAGGAGAGCAAAGATAAATTAGC AAAAATTGTGGACCGCATTGATACTGACAAGAATGGCTATGTGAGCCACACAGAGCTACATAATTGGATCAAACACCGGCAGAGGAGGTACATTGAGGAAAATGTGAACAAACACTGGGATGACTATGACAAGAACAAAGATAACATGATAGCCTGGGAGGAATACAAAAACACCACCTATGGCTACTATCTgg ATGAGGAGTTTGATGACATTGAAGATAAGGCTACCTATAAATCCATGCTCATCAGGGATGAAAGGCGCTTCAAATCAGCCGATCGAGATGGTGATGGGATTGCTAAACGTGAGGAGTTCACTGCATTCCTTCATCCTGAGGAGTTTGATCACATGAAAGATGTGGTGGTGCAG GAAACAATGGAAGATATTGATAAGGATGGGGATGGCAAGGTCAGCATAAATGAATACATTG GTGATATGTACACAATGGAGGATGGCGAAAGTGAACCTGACTGGGTCCAGACAGAAAGGAAACATTTCTTGGAGTTCAGAGACTCCAACAAG GATGGCTACCTGGATGCTGGTGAGGTGGCCACCTGGATTTTGCCAGGAGAAGTTGATCATGCTGACACTGAAGCCAAACACTTGATCCATGAGACAGACACTGACAAG GACCAGAAATTAACAAAGAAGGAGATTCTGGCCAACTGGAATATGTTTGTGGGAAGCCAAGCAACCAATTATGGGGAAGATTTAACAAAGAGTCACGATGAACTTTGA